Within Deinococcus wulumuqiensis R12, the genomic segment TTGAATCTGAAACGACCAGATTCAATCGGAATCCGTATAATAACCGACGGTCAATAATATTTCCGCGTAACCTTTGCAAGTCAATCGAATTTAGAAACCCTTTGAATATTAAGCAACTCCAGGATTTCGTGAATCTCGTTTGTCTTTTCACGCGGCGTTCTGCACCTACCCTGTGGGGGTGCGCCTGAGCTTCTTTCAGGTCAACAGTTCTCCGGAAGGGCCGTGTTCAGGCGGCCTGATTTCACTCCTCTGTCCTCAAAGGAAGGTGGCCTATGGCTCCCAAACGTACCCTCTCCACCCCGCTGTCTCTCGACGACGCCCAGAAGCAGGTCGACAACCTGAGCAAGGCGCAGGACCTGAGCGCCAACACCACCGAATCCGGCGCCATGCTGACCGACAACATGGGCCACCCTGTCAGCGACGACCAGAACTCGCTGCGGGCGGGCGAGCGCGGCCCGACCCTGATGGAGGACTTTCTCTTCCGCGAAAAGATCAGCCACTTTGACCACGAGCGCATCCCTGAGCGCGTGGTGCACGCCCGTGGGGCCGGGGCGCACGGCTACTTTCAGCTCGACAAGTCGCTGGAGCAGTACACCCACGCCAAGGTGCTGACCGAGGTGGGCGTCAAGACCCCGGTGTTCGTGCGGTTCTCGACGGTGGGCGGCTCGCGCGGCAGCATGGACACCCCGCGTGACGTGCGCGGCTTCGCGGTCAAGATGTACACCAAGGAAGGCAACTGGGACCTCGTCGGCAACAACATGCCCGTCTTCTTTATCCAGGACGCGATCAAGTTCCCCGACCTCGTGCACGCCGTCAAGCCCGAGCCGGACCGCGAGATTCCGCAGGCGTCCTCGGCGCACGACACCTTCTACGACTTCATCGCCGAGACGCCCGAATCCATACACATGATTCTGTGGCTCAACTCGGACCGCGCCATTCCCCGCGCCTACGCCAACATGGAAGGCTTCGGCGTCCACACCTTCCGCCTGATCAACGCCCAGGGCAAGGCCACGCTGGTCAAGTTCCACTGGAAGCCGGTCCTGGGGGTCAAGAGCCTGGTCTGGGACGAGGCGCAGAAAATCGGCGGCAAGGACCCCGACCACAACCGCCGTCAGATGTACGACACCATCGACGCGGGCGGCACCCTGGAATGGCACCTCGGCGTGCAGCTTTTCACCGAGGAAGAGGCGATGAAGTGGGACTTCGACGTGCTTGACGCCACCAAGATCGTGCCCGAAGACCTCGTGCCGGTGCAGCTCGTCGGCAAGCTGGTGCTGGACCGCAACCCCGACAACTTCTTCGCCGAGGTCGAGCAGGTGGCGTTCATGACGCAGAACATCGTGCCCGGCATCGACTTCACCAACGACCCCCTCTTGCAGGGCCGCAACTTCTCGTACCTCGACACCCAGCTCACCCGTCTGGGCGGCCCCAACTGGCAGGAACTGCCCATCAACCGCCCCATCAACCGCGTGAGCAACAACCAGCGCGACGGCTTCATGCGCCACACCATCAACAAGGGCCGCGTGGCGTACTTCCCCAACAAGCTCGCGGGCAACAAACCCGCCCACGTCGGGGCCGCCGGTTTCGTCACCTACCCCGCCAAGGTAGAAGGCTCCAAGCTGCGCGTGCGCGCCGAGAGCTTCGGCGACCACTACGGCCAGGCGCGGCTGTTCTGGAACTCGATGACCCCGGTGGAAAAGGAGCACATCACCAAGTCGCTGCGCTTCGAGCTGAGCAAGTGCGAAACCCGTGACGTGCGTGTGAGGATGCTCGGGCACCTGCAAAAGGTCAACGAGGTGCTCGCCGCGCAGGTCGCCAAGGGCCTGGGCGAGAAGCTGCCGGGGCAGGGGGACGCCAAGCCCGGCGGTCAGCAGGACAGCGCCAGTGAAACCGCGCTGCTCGCCGCCGCCACCTCGCCCACTTCCGCCTCGGGCGGCCTGCAAAAGGCCAAGGGCCTGAGCCAGGAAGAGGGTCAGCCCGAAAGCGCCAAGGACCGCAAGGTGGCCGTGCTGGTCGCCGACGGTGTGGACGCTGCCGGCGTCAAGGCGCTCACCGACGCGCTGAAAAAGGGCGGTGCCAAGGCCGAAATCGTGGCCCCGCACCTGGGCGAAATCGCGCCCGGCGTGGTGGCGACGGCGACCCTGTCCAACACCGACCCCGTGGTGTACGACGGCGTGGTCGTGGCGGGCGGCGCGGCGGCCGTGCGCGAACTCGCGCAGCATCCCGAGAGCTTCAACTTCGTGGTGGAGTCCTACCGCCATGCCAAGCCCATCGGCTCGCTCGCCGAGGGCGCCGAGATCGTGACCGGCTCGGGCGTCGGCGGGGTGCTGCGCCGCGTAGCGGCCGACCCGAACGCCAAGGACGCCGCCACTGCTCCGGTGCAAACCCTCTCCGAAGTGGCGGGCGTGCGCCTCGCCGCCGGGGAAGGGGGCGCCAAGCTCGCCGCGCTCGGCGTGATCGTGGGCCAGGACAAGCAGGCGCAGGCCGCCGCCGAGAGCTTCGTGCAGGCGCTCGCCAAGCACCGTTTCTGGGGCCGTCCGCAGCTCTAGAGCAGTTCTCCGAATTACGTGATGCGCGGAACGGCACCCCGCATCACTCCATTCTCCGTCCTGCTCAGTGTTTTGCACTCGCTCCGCTCGCCAAAAAGACGTTGCGTCTTTTTGTCAAATGCTCTAAGCACTCCGCTCTCCGGGGGCCGGGCCAAGCGGTTCAGACACCG encodes:
- a CDS encoding catalase — encoded protein: MAPKRTLSTPLSLDDAQKQVDNLSKAQDLSANTTESGAMLTDNMGHPVSDDQNSLRAGERGPTLMEDFLFREKISHFDHERIPERVVHARGAGAHGYFQLDKSLEQYTHAKVLTEVGVKTPVFVRFSTVGGSRGSMDTPRDVRGFAVKMYTKEGNWDLVGNNMPVFFIQDAIKFPDLVHAVKPEPDREIPQASSAHDTFYDFIAETPESIHMILWLNSDRAIPRAYANMEGFGVHTFRLINAQGKATLVKFHWKPVLGVKSLVWDEAQKIGGKDPDHNRRQMYDTIDAGGTLEWHLGVQLFTEEEAMKWDFDVLDATKIVPEDLVPVQLVGKLVLDRNPDNFFAEVEQVAFMTQNIVPGIDFTNDPLLQGRNFSYLDTQLTRLGGPNWQELPINRPINRVSNNQRDGFMRHTINKGRVAYFPNKLAGNKPAHVGAAGFVTYPAKVEGSKLRVRAESFGDHYGQARLFWNSMTPVEKEHITKSLRFELSKCETRDVRVRMLGHLQKVNEVLAAQVAKGLGEKLPGQGDAKPGGQQDSASETALLAAATSPTSASGGLQKAKGLSQEEGQPESAKDRKVAVLVADGVDAAGVKALTDALKKGGAKAEIVAPHLGEIAPGVVATATLSNTDPVVYDGVVVAGGAAAVRELAQHPESFNFVVESYRHAKPIGSLAEGAEIVTGSGVGGVLRRVAADPNAKDAATAPVQTLSEVAGVRLAAGEGGAKLAALGVIVGQDKQAQAAAESFVQALAKHRFWGRPQL